One region of Vibrio zhugei genomic DNA includes:
- a CDS encoding DUF2513 domain-containing protein — MKVDKEYLKQLLEAFESAERPTTNIRELEAKGFHYDDDKFVFHTDILVDKGYIESFAQNARGVGYTMMGNGQRGWSVVPIRLTAFGHDFIESLNEPNVWAEIQANFKESSLDTISSVAKDLAKGYAKQKVKALLEAAGS, encoded by the coding sequence ATGAAAGTTGATAAAGAATATTTGAAACAATTATTGGAAGCTTTTGAAAGCGCTGAAAGACCAACTACCAATATTCGTGAACTTGAAGCTAAAGGCTTTCACTATGATGATGATAAATTTGTATTTCATACCGACATATTAGTTGATAAGGGATACATCGAGTCATTTGCTCAGAATGCTAGAGGTGTAGGCTATACAATGATGGGGAATGGTCAAAGAGGTTGGTCAGTTGTCCCAATTCGTCTGACAGCTTTTGGCCATGATTTTATTGAATCTCTAAATGAACCCAATGTTTGGGCGGAAATTCAAGCCAATTTTAAAGAGTCAAGCTTAGACACAATCTCATCTGTCGCAAAAGACCTAGCTAAAGGTTACGCAAAGCAAAAAGTCAAAGCATTACTCGAGGCTGCTGGCTCATAA
- the tyrS gene encoding tyrosine--tRNA ligase, whose product MTFIQELQTRGLIAQASDLEQIQQQLSQPQTVYCGFDPTAGSLHIGHLVPLIMLKRFQDAGHQALALIGGATGMIGDPSFKALERSLNTEETVAIWVKDLTTQIERLLAPHLSKPMTIVNNADWIKDIHVIDFFRDVGKHFSVNNMISRESVKQRLQRPDQGISFTEFSYCLLQSFDFAELNRNYGCSLQIGGNDQWGNIVSGIDLTRRQNGEQVFGLTLPLITKSDGTKFGKTEGGAVWLDPQKTSPYMFYQFWLSTEDTDVYNLLRYYTFLTCEEIDQIELQDKSNNGKPEAQKILAQNMTRFVHGESGLRSAERITQALFTGGVEKLSYSELQQLELDGLPSIESTLQDVVELLLESGLAKSKRIARELIEGNAISVNGEKITPDNSQLGFPLFDKYWLIQRGKKHFCLIKRK is encoded by the coding sequence ATGACATTCATTCAGGAACTACAGACGCGCGGATTAATTGCTCAAGCCAGTGATTTAGAACAAATACAGCAACAACTTAGCCAGCCACAAACAGTTTACTGCGGTTTCGATCCTACCGCAGGCAGCCTTCATATTGGACACTTAGTTCCTCTAATTATGCTCAAGCGTTTTCAAGATGCTGGACATCAAGCATTAGCGCTTATTGGTGGTGCAACGGGTATGATTGGCGACCCTAGCTTCAAAGCTTTAGAGCGCAGTTTAAATACTGAAGAAACGGTAGCCATTTGGGTCAAAGATCTTACTACTCAAATTGAGCGGTTATTAGCACCTCATTTAAGCAAGCCAATGACGATAGTCAATAACGCAGACTGGATAAAAGACATTCATGTCATCGATTTTTTCCGTGATGTCGGTAAGCATTTTTCTGTCAACAATATGATCAGCCGCGAGTCAGTAAAACAACGGTTGCAAAGACCCGATCAAGGTATTTCATTTACAGAGTTTAGTTACTGTTTACTCCAATCTTTTGATTTTGCTGAACTTAATAGAAATTATGGTTGTAGTTTACAAATTGGTGGTAATGACCAATGGGGAAATATCGTCAGCGGTATTGATTTAACACGTCGCCAGAATGGTGAACAAGTGTTTGGTTTGACGTTACCTTTGATAACTAAATCTGACGGTACTAAATTTGGCAAAACAGAAGGAGGAGCCGTTTGGCTTGATCCACAAAAAACATCGCCATATATGTTTTACCAGTTCTGGTTGTCAACTGAGGATACAGATGTCTACAACCTTCTTCGGTACTACACATTCTTAACCTGTGAAGAAATTGATCAGATAGAGTTGCAGGACAAGTCAAATAACGGCAAACCTGAGGCACAAAAGATTTTGGCGCAAAATATGACTCGTTTTGTTCACGGAGAATCAGGGTTACGTAGTGCCGAGCGTATAACACAGGCATTATTCACAGGTGGTGTCGAGAAGCTGAGTTATAGTGAACTCCAACAATTAGAGCTAGATGGTCTTCCAAGCATTGAAAGCACTCTGCAAGACGTCGTCGAATTGTTGCTCGAGTCAGGGTTAGCTAAATCAAAACGTATCGCCAGAGAGCTGATCGAAGGCAATGCGATTAGTGTAAATGGAGAAAAAATAACACCTGACAACTCCCAACTCGGATTTCCACTGTTTGATAAATACTGGTTAATTCAGCGCGGAAAGAAGCACTTTTGCTTAATCAAACGCAAATAA
- a CDS encoding IS30 family transposase: protein MNYQQLTEGRRYQISALLERGISVPEIAKTVQCHRSTVYRELKRGRKGEHYCPNEAQMSSTKKRKTARKYRIPKERVDFIRLLLETDWSPEQISNVLTKIGASVSHEWIYRFVAQDKRLGGKLYRHLRQGHKRYRRGKQEKAPAIKNAVSIDDRPSIVDSKERFGDWEIDTVLGKHGTGAMVTILERKTRFYVVKKVPSKSADDVTKATIELLKPYKKHVHTITADNGREFAGHETIAKELKADVYFAHPYSSWERGANENANGLLRQYVKKGTDLTTVTDIDIEFALSRINYRPRKCLGFKQAAIIFEEMALAS, encoded by the coding sequence ATGAATTATCAACAGTTGACCGAAGGCAGAAGATACCAGATTTCTGCTCTTTTGGAACGGGGAATTTCGGTTCCTGAAATAGCTAAAACAGTTCAGTGCCACCGCTCGACGGTATACCGTGAGCTTAAACGCGGTCGGAAGGGAGAGCATTATTGCCCTAACGAAGCCCAGATGTCGTCTACCAAAAAGCGCAAAACAGCACGTAAATACCGAATACCAAAGGAACGTGTCGATTTTATCCGCCTTCTTTTAGAAACAGATTGGAGTCCAGAGCAGATTTCTAATGTATTAACGAAAATTGGTGCATCTGTCAGTCATGAGTGGATCTATCGCTTTGTTGCTCAAGATAAACGCTTGGGCGGTAAGTTATATCGTCACTTGAGACAAGGTCATAAGCGGTATCGCCGAGGTAAACAAGAGAAAGCTCCAGCGATAAAAAATGCCGTTTCGATTGATGATAGACCAAGCATCGTTGACAGTAAGGAGCGGTTTGGTGACTGGGAAATCGACACTGTGCTAGGTAAGCATGGTACAGGTGCAATGGTGACTATTTTAGAGCGTAAGACTCGATTTTACGTGGTAAAGAAAGTGCCATCTAAGTCAGCGGATGATGTCACCAAAGCGACAATAGAGCTACTGAAGCCCTATAAGAAACATGTCCATACCATTACGGCAGATAACGGGCGAGAGTTTGCAGGTCATGAAACCATCGCAAAAGAATTAAAGGCTGATGTGTACTTTGCTCATCCGTACAGTTCTTGGGAGCGTGGTGCTAATGAGAATGCGAACGGTCTTTTAAGGCAATATGTGAAGAAAGGAACCGATCTAACGACAGTGACGGACATCGATATAGAGTTCGCTTTATCGCGGATAAATTACCGTCCGAGAAAGTGTTTAGGCTTCAAGCAGGCAGCCATTATATTTGAGGAGATGGCTTTAGCTTCTTGA
- the rnk gene encoding nucleoside diphosphate kinase regulator: MKKKPEIILSSLDADRLYALLESLPKNSVPGIEELEQELNRAEIVEPTKMPQDIVTMNSIVRFFVESTKQEFELTLVYPKDMDSNGKNISILAPVGSAMLGLAIGDEIEWPKPGGGTLKVRITEILYQPERSGDYQR, encoded by the coding sequence ATGAAAAAGAAGCCCGAAATTATTTTGTCTTCACTAGACGCTGATAGATTGTATGCTCTTCTTGAGTCATTACCGAAAAACAGTGTGCCAGGCATTGAAGAGTTAGAGCAGGAGCTAAATCGAGCGGAGATCGTAGAGCCAACGAAAATGCCTCAGGATATCGTTACTATGAACTCAATAGTTCGATTTTTCGTTGAATCAACGAAGCAAGAATTTGAATTGACATTGGTATATCCAAAAGATATGGATTCAAATGGAAAAAATATTTCTATTCTTGCCCCGGTTGGGAGTGCAATGCTCGGCCTTGCTATTGGTGATGAAATCGAGTGGCCCAAGCCTGGCGGGGGTACTCTGAAAGTTAGAATTACAGAAATTCTCTATCAACCAGAGAGATCTGGCGATTATCAACGATAA
- a CDS encoding sugar O-acetyltransferase, whose amino-acid sequence MREREKMLSGEYYDPSDAELVKLRLEARLLTEKLNQTSVSCPEKRVGIIKSLLGSTGNSIHIESTFNCDYGLNIHVGENFYANFGCVILDVAEVRIGDNCFIAPQVGIYTATHPIDPIQRNSGLEFGKPIRIGNNCWIGGHATINPGVTLGDNVVVASGAVVTKSFGSNVVIGGNPARVLKEI is encoded by the coding sequence ATGAGAGAAAGAGAAAAAATGCTCTCTGGCGAGTATTACGATCCGAGTGACGCTGAGCTCGTCAAGTTGCGTCTTGAGGCTCGTTTACTCACAGAGAAGCTAAATCAAACAAGTGTAAGTTGCCCAGAGAAAAGAGTAGGGATAATCAAATCCTTGTTGGGCTCTACAGGAAATAGCATTCACATTGAATCTACCTTCAACTGCGATTACGGGCTGAATATACACGTTGGTGAGAATTTCTATGCCAATTTTGGCTGTGTCATTTTGGACGTAGCGGAAGTTCGCATTGGCGATAACTGTTTTATAGCACCACAGGTTGGAATTTATACGGCAACTCATCCAATCGATCCGATTCAGAGAAACAGTGGGTTAGAGTTTGGAAAGCCAATCAGAATAGGTAACAACTGTTGGATTGGAGGTCATGCAACGATCAACCCAGGAGTGACGTTAGGTGACAACGTTGTTGTTGCCTCGGGAGCCGTTGTAACAAAGAGTTTTGGTAGTAATGTTGTCATTGGTGGCAATCCAGCACGAGTGTTAAAAGAAATCTAG
- the tnpA gene encoding IS66 family insertion sequence element accessory protein TnpA, with protein sequence MNKRRTDQEWLSLIEQCQASSLTQQDFCQKHDISVSTFYAKRQQLSVNPSPTQSGFVKAEIIEKTTCRKVTQTSVANMTLIVNNIELSIPQGTPPHYLAELIGALS encoded by the coding sequence ATGAATAAACGACGCACCGATCAAGAATGGCTTTCTCTGATTGAGCAATGCCAAGCCAGTTCGCTTACACAACAAGATTTTTGCCAAAAACACGACATTAGCGTATCGACGTTTTACGCTAAGCGGCAGCAGTTGAGTGTTAACCCATCTCCAACTCAGAGCGGCTTCGTTAAGGCCGAAATTATTGAAAAAACCACCTGTCGCAAGGTGACCCAGACGTCGGTAGCCAACATGACTTTGATAGTAAATAACATCGAATTGAGTATTCCTCAAGGCACGCCACCACACTATCTTGCTGAGTTGATTGGAGCCTTGTCATGA
- the tnpB gene encoding IS66 family insertion sequence element accessory protein TnpB (TnpB, as the term is used for proteins encoded by IS66 family insertion elements, is considered an accessory protein, since TnpC, encoded by a neighboring gene, is a DDE family transposase.) has translation MKRMMTAPVVYLYREFVDFRKSINGLALLIESDTDLELGSGALFLFTNKQRDKIKVLYWDQTGYALWYKRLEKAKFKWPTQEKNTVLTLTQFDLDRLLSGFTIIGHKSVKIDSFTMG, from the coding sequence ATGAAGCGCATGATGACCGCGCCAGTGGTGTATTTATACCGCGAGTTTGTCGATTTCAGAAAATCTATCAATGGTCTGGCGCTGTTGATTGAATCCGACACCGACCTTGAGCTAGGCTCAGGGGCATTGTTCCTCTTCACCAATAAACAACGCGATAAAATAAAAGTGTTGTATTGGGACCAAACGGGTTATGCGCTCTGGTATAAACGCCTCGAAAAAGCCAAGTTTAAGTGGCCCACGCAAGAGAAAAATACGGTGTTGACCTTAACGCAATTTGACCTCGACAGACTGCTTTCTGGCTTCACAATAATCGGCCATAAATCGGTAAAAATCGACAGTTTTACAATGGGTTAA
- the tnpC gene encoding IS66 family transposase, translating into MKKTTPDINPDSQNIAELQAMVKALMSEQEAWQQKESQWQQERQSLIEQFKLALDRQFAKRSEALKPYNEAQGDFFNEVECEAENVDEDVVTTTTTTKRRGKRKPLPKDLPRETVVLDLDEHDKQCPCCQHSLHQIGEDRSEKLEFTPAILNVIDYVRPKYACRHCEQHSETNPVHQQPVPESIIPKSFATESLLAHIILGKYQYALPLYRQETLFTQSGIDLSRTTMARWVIQVSEKFQPLYQALKTHLLEQVVVHADETPLNVLQEEKRSYMWLYCSGADSPQACLPEMKNIVLYDYQNSRARACPMDFLGDYSGYLQTDGYVAYDGLTQVTNVGCFAHARRKFMEAKKLQGKGKTGKVDIALAKIQKLYALEAHLKPSSAEERWSERQSHAKPILDDLYQWLTTQKVFESSPLGKAIKYTLGQWPKLVRYVDDGHVSIDNNRAERAIKSMVIGRKNWLFANTSRGADASALLYSIIETAKANGLILYDYMVKCMKELAKAEPDIDSLLPWNFSH; encoded by the coding sequence ATGAAAAAGACGACCCCCGACATCAATCCAGACAGCCAAAACATCGCGGAACTTCAAGCGATGGTGAAGGCGTTGATGTCTGAGCAAGAAGCTTGGCAGCAAAAAGAATCACAATGGCAACAAGAACGCCAATCCTTGATTGAGCAGTTCAAACTGGCACTTGACCGTCAGTTCGCCAAGCGCTCTGAAGCGTTAAAACCGTATAACGAAGCTCAGGGCGACTTCTTTAATGAAGTGGAATGCGAAGCGGAGAACGTCGACGAAGACGTGGTGACCACGACGACCACAACAAAGCGCCGTGGTAAACGCAAGCCATTACCGAAAGACTTACCTCGCGAAACCGTGGTTCTTGACCTGGACGAGCACGATAAACAGTGTCCTTGCTGCCAACATTCTCTGCATCAAATCGGGGAAGACCGTAGCGAGAAACTGGAGTTCACGCCTGCGATACTCAACGTTATCGACTACGTTCGTCCTAAATACGCGTGCCGTCATTGTGAGCAACACAGTGAGACTAACCCAGTTCACCAACAGCCAGTACCCGAAAGCATCATCCCCAAAAGCTTCGCCACAGAAAGCTTGCTGGCCCATATCATCTTAGGTAAATACCAGTACGCCTTGCCGCTGTATCGACAAGAAACCTTGTTCACGCAATCGGGCATCGACTTATCAAGAACCACTATGGCTCGCTGGGTTATCCAAGTGAGCGAGAAGTTCCAACCCTTGTACCAAGCCTTAAAAACGCACTTACTTGAGCAAGTGGTGGTGCATGCTGATGAAACCCCATTGAATGTGCTGCAAGAAGAGAAGCGCAGTTACATGTGGCTTTACTGCTCAGGAGCTGACTCTCCGCAAGCTTGTTTACCGGAGATGAAAAACATCGTCTTGTACGACTATCAAAACAGTCGCGCGAGAGCGTGCCCAATGGACTTCTTGGGCGATTACTCGGGTTACCTGCAAACCGATGGTTATGTGGCGTACGATGGTCTCACTCAAGTGACAAACGTCGGTTGCTTCGCTCATGCTCGCCGTAAGTTCATGGAGGCAAAAAAGCTCCAGGGAAAAGGCAAGACTGGAAAAGTGGATATCGCGCTGGCGAAAATCCAAAAACTTTATGCGCTTGAAGCTCACTTAAAACCGTCGTCAGCCGAAGAGCGTTGGTCAGAGAGACAATCACACGCCAAACCGATATTGGACGACCTGTATCAATGGCTCACGACACAGAAAGTGTTCGAATCCAGCCCACTGGGTAAAGCGATTAAATACACCTTGGGTCAATGGCCAAAGTTGGTGCGTTATGTGGATGATGGGCACGTATCCATCGACAACAATCGAGCAGAGCGTGCGATAAAATCGATGGTCATTGGCCGAAAAAATTGGCTCTTCGCCAACACATCAAGAGGCGCCGATGCTAGCGCATTACTCTATAGCATCATCGAGACGGCTAAAGCCAATGGACTCATTCTCTACGATTACATGGTCAAGTGCATGAAAGAGCTGGCGAAAGCAGAGCCCGACATTGACTCACTTCTTCCGTGGAACTTCTCACACTAA
- a CDS encoding AAA family ATPase yields MGRLLYIEKLTIKNFKKIESGEYEFNEKVNILVGDNDSGKTTILEALELVSNSNYRGKSISSSLSPHLFNNKAVRTYLNGDLSKGSLPEILIEAYLSDCPEYRGKNNSQNKEYEGVFIKICFDEDLTSTYEEFCKSAKVDSIPIEFYKVEWFSFAWEPIKFLSRKVKGLFIDPTRLHPTYGKTQYLSNIINSSLTKEQQALLHLNYRQLKNSFEEQQQIQDLNNDLDSDNQVTEQNLSIIADTNSGTVEAGLQLAVDEVSFNHIGKGEQNKIQVKPEFNCEVRHSPISRS; encoded by the coding sequence ATGGGGCGCTTACTGTACATCGAAAAACTAACTATAAAGAACTTTAAGAAAATCGAATCAGGTGAATACGAGTTTAATGAGAAAGTGAATATACTCGTTGGAGACAACGATTCAGGTAAAACTACAATTCTGGAAGCTTTAGAGCTTGTTTCAAACTCTAACTACAGAGGTAAGTCTATAAGTTCCTCACTATCTCCACATTTATTCAATAATAAGGCGGTTAGAACATACCTTAATGGGGACCTATCCAAAGGCTCGCTGCCTGAAATTCTTATCGAAGCATACTTATCTGACTGCCCTGAATACAGAGGTAAGAACAATTCACAAAATAAAGAGTATGAAGGCGTATTTATCAAGATCTGCTTCGATGAAGATTTAACCAGTACATATGAAGAGTTTTGCAAAAGCGCTAAAGTAGACAGCATCCCAATAGAGTTCTATAAAGTCGAATGGTTTAGTTTTGCTTGGGAGCCAATTAAGTTTCTGAGCAGAAAAGTAAAGGGTCTATTTATCGACCCCACTAGACTTCATCCCACTTATGGTAAGACCCAATATTTATCCAACATCATTAACTCGTCCTTAACCAAAGAGCAGCAAGCTTTACTTCACCTAAACTATCGCCAATTGAAAAACTCCTTTGAAGAGCAGCAGCAAATTCAAGATCTCAACAATGACCTTGACTCTGACAATCAGGTCACAGAGCAAAACCTCTCGATAATAGCTGACACTAACTCGGGAACTGTCGAAGCTGGGCTCCAACTAGCGGTAGATGAAGTATCGTTTAACCATATAGGTAAAGGGGAGCAAAATAAAATACAGGTTAAGCCCGAATTCAACTGCGAAGTGCGACACTCTCCAATATCAAGAAGCTAA
- a CDS encoding IS30 family transposase, translating into MNYQQLTEGRRYQISALLERGISVPEIAKTVQCHRSTVYRELKRGRKGEHYCPNEAQMSSTKKRKTARKYRIPKERVDFIRLLLETDWSPKQISNVLTKIGASVSHEWIYRFVAQDKRLGGKLYRHLRQGHKRYRRGKQEKAPAIKNAVSIDDRPSIVDSKERFGDWEIDTVLGKHGTGAMVTILERKTRFYVVKKVPSKSADDVTKATIELLKPYKKHVHTITADNGREFAGHETIAKELKADVYFAHPYSSWERGANENANGLLRQYVKKGTDLTTVTDIDIEFALSRINYRPRKCLGFKQAAIIFEEMALAS; encoded by the coding sequence ATGAATTATCAACAGTTGACCGAAGGCAGAAGATACCAGATTTCTGCTCTTTTGGAACGGGGAATTTCGGTTCCTGAAATAGCTAAAACAGTTCAGTGCCACCGCTCGACGGTATACCGTGAGCTTAAACGCGGTCGGAAGGGAGAGCATTATTGCCCTAACGAAGCCCAGATGTCGTCTACCAAAAAGCGCAAAACAGCACGTAAATACCGAATACCAAAGGAACGTGTCGATTTTATCCGCCTTCTTTTAGAAACAGATTGGAGTCCAAAGCAGATTTCTAATGTATTAACGAAAATTGGTGCATCTGTCAGTCATGAGTGGATCTATCGCTTTGTTGCTCAAGATAAACGCTTGGGCGGTAAGTTATATCGTCACTTGAGACAAGGTCATAAGCGGTATCGCCGAGGTAAACAAGAGAAAGCTCCAGCGATAAAAAATGCCGTTTCGATTGATGATAGACCAAGCATCGTTGACAGTAAGGAGCGGTTTGGTGACTGGGAAATCGACACTGTGCTAGGTAAGCATGGTACAGGTGCAATGGTGACTATTTTAGAGCGTAAGACTCGATTTTACGTGGTAAAGAAAGTGCCATCTAAGTCAGCGGATGATGTCACCAAAGCGACAATAGAGCTACTGAAGCCCTATAAGAAACATGTCCATACCATTACGGCAGATAACGGGCGAGAGTTTGCAGGTCATGAAACCATCGCAAAAGAATTAAAGGCTGATGTGTACTTTGCTCATCCGTACAGTTCTTGGGAGCGTGGTGCTAATGAGAATGCGAACGGTCTTTTAAGGCAATATGTGAAGAAAGGAACCGATCTAACGACAGTGACGGACATCGATATAGAGTTCGCTTTATCGCGGATAAATTACCGTCCGAGAAAGTGTTTAGGCTTCAAGCAGGCAGCCATTATATTTGAGGAGATGGCTTTAGCTTCTTGA
- a CDS encoding ATP-dependent nuclease: MTTHSSYVLNKLSLNHLCLISDDYLRLKEIDSGTAKTLQRLPGYDTLRIVLSKKVILVEGPSDELILKKKYLQDNKRLPEEDGIDIIVVRGIGFKHYLQIAKLIGTKVNVVKDNDGSHQSNIVDYANNFNFKNIKFFSEPNDKLKSLEPSLIAANGKDEKTLDKFAEIALSKIAYNEYKEIKSLDEKIEYFKAVYVGEKGDKNYGSKKVDSAVRIFDSADVIQYPNYLLEALKFD, encoded by the coding sequence ATTACCACCCATAGCTCTTATGTTCTTAACAAGCTTAGTCTTAACCATTTATGCTTAATTTCTGATGACTATCTCAGGCTAAAAGAAATTGATTCTGGCACAGCCAAAACCCTCCAAAGATTACCGGGATATGACACATTGAGAATTGTTCTCTCCAAAAAAGTCATTCTAGTTGAAGGACCTTCTGATGAGTTGATTCTGAAGAAGAAATACTTACAAGATAACAAAAGGTTACCCGAAGAAGATGGCATTGATATCATCGTTGTGAGAGGTATAGGTTTCAAGCACTATCTTCAAATAGCCAAACTCATCGGAACCAAGGTAAACGTGGTAAAAGATAATGATGGTTCACACCAAAGCAACATTGTTGATTATGCAAATAATTTCAATTTCAAAAACATTAAGTTCTTCTCTGAGCCAAACGACAAACTAAAGTCACTAGAGCCTTCATTGATCGCTGCTAATGGAAAAGATGAAAAGACTTTAGATAAATTCGCAGAAATAGCCTTATCAAAAATCGCCTACAACGAATACAAAGAGATTAAAAGCTTGGACGAGAAGATTGAATACTTCAAGGCTGTCTACGTAGGTGAAAAAGGAGACAAGAACTACGGTTCTAAAAAAGTAGATTCTGCTGTACGCATATTCGATAGCGCAGACGTCATTCAGTATCCAAACTACCTGTTGGAGGCATTGAAGTTTGACTAA
- a CDS encoding AAA family ATPase: MTKKLFIACAGAGKTTRIVKESIELTDEGKKVLVITYTRSNQNELYKKFDELGGQRRDLFIVKGWYSFILEDVVRPYQRCIFTTRIDGINLNSSNPHKRGRMNIPGRKEKIGAKYNEKHFLTSQNRAHTEFLSKLGCRIVKEDNIAISERISSIYSRVYLDETQDFAGWDFDLIKLITKSKALEIHAVGDFRQTIYHTSSKPKAPSDSQQKLDAYRRMGFISSSLNECWRSIQRNRSPAPH; encoded by the coding sequence TTGACTAAGAAACTCTTTATTGCCTGCGCTGGGGCAGGCAAGACAACTCGAATAGTCAAGGAATCAATAGAACTGACTGATGAAGGCAAGAAGGTTTTGGTTATTACTTACACACGTAGTAACCAAAATGAGCTTTACAAGAAATTTGATGAACTTGGCGGGCAGAGAAGGGACTTGTTCATAGTCAAGGGCTGGTATTCCTTCATATTAGAAGATGTAGTAAGGCCATATCAGAGGTGTATTTTCACCACTCGCATTGATGGCATCAACCTCAATAGCAGTAACCCCCACAAGAGAGGGCGAATGAATATTCCTGGCAGGAAAGAAAAGATAGGAGCTAAATACAATGAAAAGCATTTTCTGACCAGCCAAAATCGTGCCCATACAGAGTTTCTCTCAAAGCTAGGATGCAGAATTGTAAAAGAGGACAACATTGCCATTTCTGAGAGAATTAGCTCGATATATAGCCGTGTTTATCTCGATGAAACCCAAGACTTTGCTGGCTGGGATTTTGACTTAATCAAGTTAATTACAAAATCTAAAGCGCTTGAGATTCATGCTGTTGGGGACTTTAGACAAACTATATACCACACTTCCTCAAAGCCCAAAGCGCCGTCCGATAGCCAACAAAAACTTGATGCTTACAGGAGAATGGGGTTTATTTCTAGCTCTCTCAACGAGTGTTGGCGATCAATACAGCGTAACCGTTCACCAGCCCCCCATTGA
- a CDS encoding DUF6444 domain-containing protein: protein MKKSKFTEAPPVASDIKEANALIQELWEQLRFYEDKLKTNCSNSSKPPSTDGPKERAERKKLKALVVAIRAELNRVTQGINDNSQN, encoded by the coding sequence ATGAAAAAATCCAAATTCACAGAAGCGCCACCTGTGGCTTCTGATATCAAAGAAGCTAACGCACTCATTCAAGAGCTGTGGGAACAACTGCGTTTTTATGAAGATAAACTCAAGACCAATTGCTCCAACTCTTCAAAACCTCCTTCAACCGATGGGCCAAAAGAGCGAGCTGAAAGAAAAAAGCTCAAAGCTCTGGTGGTCGCCATTCGCGCGGAGCTAAACCGGGTCACTCAGGGCATCAACGACAACTCTCAGAACTAA